A region from the Stutzerimonas stutzeri genome encodes:
- a CDS encoding efflux transporter outer membrane subunit → MPGRLPRSRLAWAMALALTLGACSSVPERPAPDVPDVWFHAVRQQPADTRALADWWRQFNDPVLTRLVRQALEQNRDVRQAMLRVDTARAQLRQARAGLFPTFDVPGSASRQWIENDREQNPNSPIGQFVPDDDVITFDNWELALQASWELDIFGATRARTDSARQQIRSARAQAIAARLAVASNTAQGYLQLRALEGQHKLLVEGIGVAAELERIAGKLFEAGEVTRLDVEASAAERASLQAQRDELRINLAEARLALDTLLAEPPGTVERQLEASARVPLAERPIPPGQPLDLLRRRPDLIAAAAQLQAAQLQSLAARRDLFPTLALQAAVGRSGLALGDAFSSASNFARLGATFGLPFLDYRRRGAAIDLADVQGDSAYLGFEQSLAEALEEVERSLVRIEGQQRRLNALRDTLAHRERAYALAQTSYRLGEANLNEVLDAQRGSLQARQQALQGRTALATAQVALFVALGGGWEMDPQAVEDADAGTGTGTAAK, encoded by the coding sequence ATGCCCGGCCGCCTGCCTCGATCGCGCCTCGCCTGGGCCATGGCGCTGGCACTGACACTCGGAGCCTGCTCCAGCGTCCCGGAACGACCCGCGCCGGACGTTCCAGACGTCTGGTTTCACGCCGTGCGCCAGCAGCCCGCCGATACCCGCGCCCTGGCTGACTGGTGGCGCCAGTTCAATGACCCGGTGCTGACCCGCCTGGTCCGTCAGGCGCTGGAGCAGAACCGCGACGTTCGCCAGGCCATGCTGCGGGTCGACACGGCGCGCGCGCAGTTGCGCCAGGCCCGCGCTGGGCTTTTCCCGACGTTCGACGTGCCGGGCTCGGCCAGCCGCCAGTGGATCGAGAACGACCGCGAGCAGAACCCGAACAGCCCCATCGGCCAGTTCGTCCCGGACGATGACGTCATCACCTTCGACAACTGGGAGCTGGCGCTGCAGGCCAGTTGGGAGCTGGACATCTTCGGCGCCACCCGCGCCCGCACCGACAGCGCACGCCAGCAGATCCGTTCGGCCCGGGCGCAGGCCATCGCGGCGCGGCTCGCCGTGGCGTCGAACACGGCACAGGGCTACCTGCAACTGCGGGCGCTGGAGGGCCAACATAAGCTGCTGGTGGAGGGTATTGGGGTGGCCGCCGAGCTGGAGCGCATCGCCGGCAAGCTGTTCGAGGCGGGCGAGGTCACCCGGCTCGACGTCGAGGCCAGCGCCGCCGAGCGGGCCTCGCTGCAAGCCCAGCGTGACGAACTGCGGATCAACCTGGCCGAAGCACGCCTGGCACTGGACACCCTGCTGGCCGAGCCGCCAGGAACCGTCGAGCGGCAGCTCGAGGCTTCCGCCCGGGTACCGCTGGCCGAACGCCCGATCCCGCCCGGCCAGCCGCTGGATCTGTTGCGGAGACGCCCGGACCTGATCGCCGCCGCGGCGCAACTGCAGGCTGCGCAGTTGCAGTCGCTAGCGGCGCGCCGCGACCTGTTCCCGACCCTGGCGCTGCAGGCGGCGGTCGGCCGTTCCGGGCTGGCGCTGGGCGATGCGTTCTCCAGCGCTTCGAACTTCGCCCGGCTCGGCGCAACGTTCGGCCTGCCCTTTCTCGATTACCGTCGCCGCGGAGCAGCCATCGACCTGGCCGACGTGCAGGGCGACAGTGCCTATCTCGGATTCGAGCAGTCGCTAGCCGAAGCGCTGGAAGAGGTCGAGCGTTCGCTGGTGCGAATCGAGGGCCAGCAGCGTCGCCTGAACGCCCTACGCGACACCCTGGCGCATCGCGAGCGCGCCTATGCCCTGGCGCAGACCAGCTACCGCCTGGGCGAAGCCAACCTCAACGAAGTTCTCGACGCCCAGCGCGGCTCGCTACAAGCGCGGCAACAGGCGCTACAGGGCCGCACCGCGCTCGCCACCGCGCAGGTCGCGCTGTTCGTCGCACTCGGCGGCGGCTGGGAAATGGACCCGCAGGCCGTCGAGGATGCCGATGCGGGCACCGGCACAGGCACGGCGGCCAAATAA